In Candidatus Saccharibacteria bacterium oral taxon 488, a single window of DNA contains:
- a CDS encoding SDR family NAD(P)-dependent oxidoreductase gives MSRKKYNSNHKVVLITGASSGIGRATAELLLRKGYIVYGLARNSEALQKIKGLRLIPGDMKDEKSLEAAVKKICDEQGRIDVLINNAGYGLLGAVEDVPIEQARRQFEVNVFGLARLTQLVLPSMREAGSGLIINMSSVGGRVYFPLGAWYHASKHAIEGFSDSLRLELQEYSIKLVIIEPGLIATNFYKLAEEPLTRYSSNGAYGGVAKAISHNLSQSYRTMSPPSVVAHKVATIIESKHPRRRYLVGKLARVLFYTRHLLGDGVFEQIAKKQTRQSK, from the coding sequence ATGAGTAGAAAAAAGTATAATTCAAATCATAAAGTAGTGTTAATTACTGGAGCGTCCAGCGGTATCGGAAGAGCGACCGCCGAGCTGCTTTTGCGGAAAGGTTATATAGTATACGGACTTGCTCGAAATAGTGAGGCGCTTCAAAAAATTAAAGGCCTTCGGTTAATACCGGGTGATATGAAAGATGAAAAATCACTTGAGGCTGCGGTAAAAAAGATTTGTGACGAGCAGGGAAGAATAGATGTACTTATCAATAATGCTGGCTATGGATTACTGGGGGCGGTAGAGGACGTTCCAATTGAACAGGCCCGCAGGCAGTTTGAGGTTAATGTGTTCGGGCTGGCCAGGTTGACGCAGCTTGTGCTGCCTAGCATGAGAGAGGCGGGATCGGGCTTGATTATTAATATGTCATCTGTTGGAGGTAGGGTATATTTTCCGCTCGGTGCCTGGTATCATGCTTCAAAGCACGCTATCGAGGGGTTTTCCGATAGCTTGCGGCTAGAGCTGCAGGAATACAGCATCAAGCTTGTGATAATTGAGCCTGGCTTGATCGCTACAAATTTCTACAAATTAGCTGAAGAGCCGCTTACTCGTTATTCGTCAAACGGTGCCTATGGCGGCGTGGCAAAGGCAATATCGCACAACCTATCTCAGTCATATAGGACCATGTCACCGCCTAGCGTGGTTGCACACAAAGTAGCGACAATTATTGAGAGTAAGCATCCACGACGTCGGTATCTTGTTGGTAAATTGGCGAGAGTTCTCTTCTACACACGGCACCTCTTGGGCGATGGCGTCTTTGAGCAAATAGCTAAAAAGCAGACGAGGCAGTCGAAGTGA
- a CDS encoding MerR family transcriptional regulator, with translation MLIHQLSKKSGVSIDTIRYYTKIGILPVTQRPAGSRSYSDYDESALEYLTEIRLAKSAGFTLMEIKQYIREWNDGQITPDTAIDILHKKIAMVRKKKSELDAIEAILKSKITQLRP, from the coding sequence ATGCTAATTCATCAACTTTCCAAAAAATCTGGTGTTTCTATCGATACCATTCGTTACTATACAAAAATCGGTATTTTACCGGTAACACAACGTCCTGCTGGAAGCCGCAGTTATTCAGACTACGACGAGAGTGCACTCGAGTACCTCACGGAAATACGCCTCGCTAAGTCAGCAGGCTTTACGCTGATGGAGATCAAGCAATACATCAGGGAATGGAACGACGGACAGATTACACCAGATACGGCTATTGATATATTGCATAAAAAGATTGCGATGGTACGAAAGAAAAAGTCTGAACTTGATGCAATAGAAGCGATATTAAAAAGTAAAATAACACAGCTCCGCCCCTAG
- the aspS gene encoding aspartate--tRNA ligase, with amino-acid sequence MKKRVLAIHTPDRVGEMITVAGWVYSRRDHGGLIFIDLRDHTGLVQLVINPEQAEAFRLAESLRDEFVIRASGVVTERGEGLKNPHIASGNVEIVVKNLEILNRAETLPIQPFAEENQAGEDLRFKYRYLDLRRPTMQQMLKKRAEMYQRMHQYMDTRDFIEIQTPILANSSPEGARDFLIPSRLQEGKFYALPQAPQQFKQLLMVGGVPRYYQLAACFRDEDPRADRLYGEFYQLDLEMSFVEDGEEVRQEVEPLMRQLATDFAGKKLLDLSGLAVGDGSPIPRISYRDAMETYGSDKPDLRFGMELIDLTDVFASTEFGVFKQAECIKAICVKNGASLSRKQIDQFTDIAKSEGAGGLAYITYQDGEAKSPIAKFLSETELTAIKQKTGAVDGDAVFFGADTRPVVNAVLGRLRNEFSTHFNLKDPSVVALAWIIDFPFYEWDDHGKKLDFGHNPFGMPKGGLQALESATTDAEKLAIVADQFDMVMNGYEICSGGVRNHNPAVLYKVFDLLGFSESYVEEKFGAMLNAFKYGAPPHAGCAFGVDRILMELTGEQNVRETLAFPKNGSGVDVMMDSPSMVDPAQLRELGL; translated from the coding sequence ATGAAAAAGAGAGTTTTGGCGATACATACCCCTGATAGGGTTGGGGAAATGATTACAGTGGCTGGCTGGGTGTATTCCCGACGCGATCACGGCGGGCTGATTTTTATTGACCTGCGCGACCATACTGGGTTGGTGCAGCTGGTGATTAATCCTGAGCAGGCGGAAGCGTTTCGTTTGGCGGAAAGCCTGCGCGATGAGTTTGTGATTCGTGCCAGCGGTGTGGTGACGGAGCGCGGCGAAGGTTTGAAAAATCCACATATTGCCAGCGGTAATGTGGAAATTGTGGTGAAAAATTTGGAGATCCTCAATCGAGCTGAGACCTTGCCAATCCAGCCCTTTGCTGAGGAAAACCAAGCGGGTGAGGACTTGCGTTTTAAGTATCGTTACCTTGATTTGCGCCGTCCAACAATGCAACAGATGCTGAAAAAACGCGCTGAAATGTACCAGCGCATGCATCAGTACATGGATACTCGGGACTTCATCGAGATTCAGACGCCAATTTTGGCAAATTCTAGTCCCGAAGGTGCACGCGATTTCCTGATCCCCAGTCGTCTGCAAGAGGGCAAATTTTACGCTTTACCACAAGCACCGCAGCAGTTCAAGCAGCTACTGATGGTTGGCGGCGTGCCGCGGTATTACCAGCTGGCGGCGTGTTTTCGCGACGAAGATCCGCGGGCTGATCGACTGTACGGCGAGTTTTATCAGCTGGACTTGGAGATGAGCTTCGTTGAAGACGGCGAGGAAGTTCGCCAGGAGGTTGAGCCGCTGATGCGGCAGCTCGCGACTGATTTTGCTGGCAAGAAATTGCTGGATTTGAGTGGTCTCGCGGTCGGTGATGGCAGTCCAATTCCACGTATTTCTTACCGCGACGCCATGGAGACGTATGGCTCGGACAAGCCAGACCTGCGCTTTGGCATGGAGCTGATTGATCTGACTGACGTATTCGCCAGTACCGAATTTGGCGTGTTCAAGCAGGCTGAGTGTATCAAGGCGATCTGCGTCAAAAATGGCGCTAGTTTGAGCCGCAAGCAAATTGATCAATTCACCGACATTGCCAAAAGTGAGGGCGCGGGTGGTTTGGCGTACATCACCTACCAAGATGGTGAGGCAAAATCACCAATTGCCAAGTTCTTGAGCGAAACAGAGCTCACGGCGATTAAGCAAAAAACTGGTGCAGTTGATGGCGACGCAGTCTTTTTCGGCGCTGACACTCGCCCAGTCGTCAACGCCGTGCTTGGTCGTCTGCGAAACGAATTTTCCACCCACTTCAACTTGAAAGACCCGAGCGTGGTAGCCTTAGCTTGGATTATCGATTTTCCGTTCTATGAATGGGATGACCACGGCAAGAAGCTTGATTTTGGCCACAATCCATTCGGTATGCCAAAGGGTGGCCTGCAGGCGCTGGAATCGGCGACGACCGATGCCGAAAAACTAGCCATTGTGGCTGACCAGTTTGACATGGTGATGAACGGCTACGAAATTTGCTCTGGCGGCGTGCGCAACCACAACCCAGCGGTGCTGTACAAAGTGTTTGACCTGCTTGGTTTTAGCGAAAGCTACGTTGAAGAAAAGTTTGGCGCCATGCTCAATGCCTTCAAGTACGGCGCACCACCGCACGCTGGCTGTGCCTTTGGCGTTGACCGCATTCTCATGGAGCTGACTGGCGAACAAAACGTCCGCGAAACTCTAGCCTTTCCAAAGAACGGCTCGGGCGTTGACGTAATGATGGATTCGCCATCAATGGTTGATCCAGCACAATTGCGAGAATTAGGGCTGTAG
- the ruvB gene encoding Holliday junction branch migration DNA helicase RuvB → MAIQRIVDTSPHDDAEEQRIEVSLRPQSFNEYVGQERLKRNLRLAIEAAKKRGEPLDHVLLYGPPGLGKTTMATVIANEMGTNLRITSGPAIEKAGDLASILTNLADGDILFIDEIHRLGRAVEEILYSAMEDFKLDIVIGKGPAARSIRLDLPRFTVIGATTRTGSLAAPLRDRFGHIYRLEFYEPEDIAKIVTRSAAILESSIRREAADLLSTRARLTPRIANRLLKRVRDYADVNGDGIIDVKTTTSALEMLEVDELGLDPADRNLLQSILENYGDNPVGLTTIAALTGDEATTIEDFYEPYLLQIGFIERTPRGRRVTPRAKKHINML, encoded by the coding sequence ATGGCAATTCAAAGAATAGTCGATACTAGTCCGCACGATGACGCCGAGGAGCAGCGGATTGAAGTTAGCCTGCGTCCGCAGAGTTTTAATGAATATGTCGGCCAGGAGCGATTGAAGCGTAATTTGCGGTTAGCAATTGAGGCGGCAAAGAAGCGCGGCGAGCCACTGGATCATGTGCTGCTGTATGGCCCGCCAGGACTGGGTAAGACGACCATGGCGACGGTGATCGCCAATGAGATGGGAACGAATTTGCGCATCACCAGCGGCCCGGCCATTGAGAAAGCGGGTGATCTGGCGTCAATTTTGACCAATTTGGCGGACGGCGATATTTTGTTCATTGATGAGATTCATCGGCTCGGCCGGGCGGTGGAAGAGATCTTGTATTCGGCCATGGAAGATTTCAAGCTGGATATCGTCATCGGTAAAGGCCCGGCGGCTCGGTCGATTCGGCTGGATTTGCCGCGGTTTACGGTCATCGGTGCAACCACGCGGACAGGTAGTCTGGCGGCGCCGCTGCGCGATCGATTCGGGCATATTTACCGCTTGGAATTTTACGAGCCAGAGGATATCGCTAAGATTGTGACACGGAGTGCGGCCATCCTGGAGTCGTCGATTCGGCGCGAAGCGGCGGATTTATTATCGACGCGGGCTCGCTTGACGCCGCGTATTGCTAACCGCCTGCTCAAGCGCGTACGCGACTACGCTGACGTGAATGGCGATGGCATAATTGATGTAAAAACCACAACGAGCGCCTTGGAGATGCTGGAAGTGGACGAGCTAGGTTTGGATCCGGCTGACCGTAATTTACTGCAGTCAATTCTAGAAAATTATGGTGATAATCCCGTGGGGCTAACCACCATTGCTGCGCTGACGGGTGACGAAGCAACGACGATTGAGGATTTTTATGAGCCGTATTTACTGCAAATTGGCTTCATCGAGCGCACACCGCGCGGCCGCCGGGTGACGCCAAGGGCGAAAAAACACATCAATATGCTATAA
- a CDS encoding HIT family protein, with translation MNTCTTQKECGICPLLVGQTAADDNVILQTERWVAVLDKNQCYLGKSFITLRQHKETLSELDEADWTELHQVIRQIEQAVKAAFGADVCNWECLMNNAVKAGRPTHVHWHLYPRYLGGTTFAGEEFPDPKWPRHLEDAVHMVSDETFREIMQALRSRLTRD, from the coding sequence ATGAATACATGCACGACACAGAAGGAATGTGGAATCTGTCCGCTGCTGGTTGGTCAGACGGCGGCTGACGATAACGTCATATTGCAAACCGAACGTTGGGTGGCGGTGCTTGACAAGAATCAGTGCTATTTGGGTAAGTCATTTATCACCCTGCGCCAGCACAAGGAAACGTTGTCGGAGCTGGACGAGGCAGATTGGACAGAGCTCCATCAGGTGATTCGTCAAATTGAGCAGGCAGTCAAAGCAGCGTTTGGCGCCGATGTGTGTAACTGGGAATGCCTGATGAATAATGCAGTGAAGGCTGGCCGGCCAACACACGTGCACTGGCATTTGTATCCGCGCTATCTTGGTGGTACCACATTTGCTGGTGAGGAATTTCCTGATCCAAAATGGCCACGACACCTAGAGGATGCGGTGCATATGGTGAGTGACGAAACGTTTCGCGAAATTATGCAGGCGCTGCGTAGTCGGCTTACGAGAGATTAG
- the ruvA gene encoding Holliday junction branch migration protein RuvA, giving the protein MIAHLSGTIAEKFGAGSIVIDVHGVGYEVSVSAGDFQAVALSQDAKFYTYHHVREQAEELFGFSSLAAKKLFEVLITVQGVGPKAALAILSLGDAEQVRNAIANADSAFVQKAAGVGKKTAERVVVDLSDKVGLPTQYGRAVAPVQTELSTSDEALEALMALGYTLADATKALENVDVNLPTAQRVTMALKK; this is encoded by the coding sequence GTGATCGCCCATCTCTCTGGTACGATCGCTGAAAAATTTGGTGCGGGCAGCATCGTGATTGACGTTCACGGCGTTGGTTATGAAGTGAGCGTGTCGGCTGGTGATTTCCAGGCGGTGGCGCTCAGTCAAGACGCTAAGTTTTACACCTATCATCATGTGCGCGAGCAGGCGGAAGAGCTATTCGGTTTTTCTAGTTTGGCTGCAAAAAAGCTGTTTGAAGTGCTGATTACTGTTCAGGGTGTTGGCCCAAAAGCGGCACTGGCAATTCTCAGCCTCGGCGACGCAGAGCAGGTGCGCAACGCCATCGCCAATGCTGATAGTGCGTTTGTGCAAAAAGCTGCTGGTGTCGGCAAAAAAACCGCTGAACGCGTGGTGGTTGATCTGAGCGATAAAGTCGGCCTGCCGACGCAGTACGGCCGAGCGGTCGCGCCAGTCCAGACTGAATTAAGCACCTCCGACGAAGCACTGGAAGCGCTAATGGCACTGGGCTATACCTTGGCTGACGCCACCAAGGCGCTGGAAAATGTTGATGTCAATCTACCGACGGCACAACGAGTGACGATGGCGCTGAAGAAATGA
- a CDS encoding PBP1A family penicillin-binding protein, whose protein sequence is MVQLGKGKRAPIKKQPPHMGRYANLGQVKAKPGKLPRQHKHFLWFWRLSRPKKIMVCLLPILLFLIIVPIASYFYYARDIGDQERLMNRNNTGIVLTDANDKVIYSVGNAERRNLVQLKDISESMKKALIASEDKDFYKHSGFNIFSIFRAAITRHGGGSTLTQQLVKNNLLSNEHSFMRKYQELFMAIAIEQNYSKEQILMMYLNSVYFGENAFGIEEAAKVYFNKSPKDLTLAESSMLVGVLPAPSRYSPISGNAEYAKQRQKTVLGRMQAEGFITEEQKQQAEATQLAYSGGGAAHTNSEAPHFAEMAIKQLSDKYGYEKVMRSGYRVKTSLNLDTQHLLQENIAKQMKQINRLGGTNASGIVIDPKTGEVRALVGSADYNNAEWGKVNMVTTPRQPGSSFKPLYYAQAMADGIITPATVFDDKLTDFNGYVPYNATRRWNGKVTTRKSLSWSLNIPSVLIMQKYGINRSIQAAKKLGISTLDENKNYGLSLALGSAEVRLSEMTNAYAAFANGGTQYESLNFITEVKDKFNKNASWKPASTRQAISQGGAYLISSILSDNAARAGMFGSSLTVGGKTVAVKTGTTNDNRDAWTIGYTPQYAVGVWVGNNNNKVMNSGGSDVAAPIWRATMTKLLAGAKTGFDVPNGVVQRSVCSSNGGLADDSSSGAYKEYFLSNALPTEKCDQTKPKIEVCNLATKQMESIFEDQFDAAKYSKNAADCRQTPTTKQITVCDLATRRLITISEDKFDATKHSRKTASCGSTGDDDQNPGGGNGSGGGSGGGSGGGSGGTSPGPTNPPGGGDRRP, encoded by the coding sequence ATGGTGCAATTAGGCAAGGGAAAACGAGCTCCGATAAAGAAGCAGCCGCCGCACATGGGCCGGTATGCCAATCTCGGTCAAGTCAAGGCGAAACCCGGTAAATTACCGCGTCAACACAAACACTTTTTGTGGTTTTGGCGGCTGAGTCGGCCGAAAAAAATTATGGTGTGTCTGCTGCCGATTTTACTATTTTTGATCATCGTACCGATTGCTAGCTATTTTTATTATGCGCGCGATATCGGCGATCAGGAGCGGTTAATGAACCGCAACAATACCGGCATCGTACTGACTGACGCCAATGACAAGGTGATTTATAGCGTTGGCAATGCCGAGCGGCGGAACTTGGTGCAGCTCAAAGACATCTCCGAGAGTATGAAAAAGGCATTGATCGCCAGCGAGGATAAGGATTTTTATAAGCACAGCGGCTTTAATATTTTCAGTATTTTCCGGGCGGCGATCACGCGGCATGGTGGCGGCTCAACCTTGACGCAGCAGCTGGTCAAGAACAATTTGCTCAGCAATGAACACAGCTTTATGCGCAAGTACCAAGAGCTATTTATGGCCATCGCCATCGAGCAAAATTACAGCAAAGAGCAGATCTTGATGATGTACCTCAACTCGGTGTACTTTGGTGAAAACGCCTTTGGTATCGAGGAGGCGGCTAAAGTGTATTTCAATAAATCGCCGAAGGATTTGACGCTGGCTGAGAGTAGTATGCTGGTCGGTGTGCTGCCGGCGCCAAGCCGCTATTCACCGATCAGCGGTAATGCCGAATACGCCAAGCAACGCCAAAAGACGGTGCTCGGTCGAATGCAGGCTGAAGGCTTTATCACTGAGGAACAGAAGCAGCAGGCGGAGGCTACGCAGCTAGCGTATTCTGGCGGCGGTGCGGCTCATACGAATTCCGAAGCGCCGCATTTTGCCGAGATGGCTATCAAGCAGCTCAGTGACAAATATGGCTACGAAAAAGTCATGCGCTCGGGCTACCGTGTCAAGACCTCGCTGAATCTCGACACGCAGCATCTCCTCCAAGAAAATATTGCCAAACAAATGAAGCAGATCAATCGCCTCGGTGGCACTAACGCCAGTGGTATCGTCATTGATCCAAAAACTGGCGAGGTGCGGGCTCTGGTCGGCAGCGCTGACTATAATAACGCCGAGTGGGGTAAGGTCAATATGGTAACCACGCCGCGCCAGCCTGGCTCAAGCTTCAAGCCGCTGTATTATGCGCAGGCGATGGCTGATGGCATCATCACGCCGGCGACAGTTTTTGACGATAAACTGACTGATTTTAATGGCTACGTACCCTACAACGCTACCCGCCGCTGGAATGGTAAAGTGACGACGCGCAAGTCGCTGAGCTGGTCGCTGAACATCCCGAGCGTTCTGATCATGCAAAAGTATGGCATCAATCGTTCCATCCAAGCTGCCAAGAAACTCGGCATCAGCACGCTTGACGAAAACAAAAATTACGGATTGTCACTGGCGCTTGGCTCGGCTGAGGTGCGCCTGAGCGAGATGACTAATGCCTACGCGGCCTTTGCTAACGGTGGCACGCAGTACGAATCGCTCAATTTCATCACTGAGGTCAAGGATAAGTTCAACAAGAACGCGTCGTGGAAACCAGCGAGTACGCGCCAAGCCATCAGCCAAGGTGGCGCCTATCTCATCTCCAGCATTCTGTCGGATAACGCCGCGCGGGCGGGGATGTTTGGCAGCAGCCTGACGGTGGGCGGTAAAACAGTCGCAGTCAAGACGGGCACCACCAATGATAACCGCGATGCCTGGACGATTGGCTATACGCCGCAATATGCTGTCGGCGTGTGGGTTGGCAATAACAACAATAAAGTCATGAACAGCGGCGGTTCGGACGTGGCAGCGCCAATTTGGCGGGCGACGATGACCAAGCTGCTGGCGGGCGCGAAAACTGGTTTTGACGTGCCAAACGGCGTTGTCCAGCGGAGCGTGTGTAGTAGCAATGGCGGCCTCGCTGATGATTCTAGCTCCGGCGCCTACAAAGAATACTTCCTCTCGAACGCCCTCCCGACCGAGAAATGCGACCAGACCAAGCCAAAGATTGAGGTGTGTAATCTCGCCACCAAGCAAATGGAGTCAATTTTTGAAGATCAATTTGACGCCGCTAAATATTCCAAGAATGCTGCTGATTGTCGGCAAACGCCCACCACTAAGCAGATCACCGTCTGTGACCTAGCTACCAGGAGGCTCATCACCATCAGCGAAGACAAATTTGATGCGACGAAACATTCGCGAAAGACTGCGTCGTGTGGTAGTACCGGCGATGACGACCAGAACCCGGGCGGCGGTAATGGCAGTGGTGGTGGCAGTGGTGGCGGTTCGGGTGGTGGCAGTGGCGGCACTTCGCCCGGCCCGACCAATCCTCCGGGCGGCGGAGACAGACGACCGTGA